A region from the Desulfitobacterium dehalogenans ATCC 51507 genome encodes:
- a CDS encoding EutN/CcmL family microcompartment protein, producing the protein MIAAKVIDNIWATRKADSLRGLKFMLVEVLGGIDKGRLIIAADTISAGIGERVLVCTGSSARRMLGQDDIPIDAVIVGIIDEDCTF; encoded by the coding sequence ATGATAGCGGCAAAAGTAATCGATAATATCTGGGCAACACGCAAGGCAGATTCACTCAGAGGACTGAAATTCATGCTGGTAGAGGTCCTCGGTGGCATAGATAAAGGCCGTCTCATCATTGCCGCTGATACCATCAGTGCCGGTATCGGTGAACGGGTACTCGTCTGTACCGGCAGCTCTGCCCGCAGAATGCTGGGCCAGGACGATATACCCATTGATGCTGTCATTGTAGGAATCATCGATGAAGACTGTACGTTTTGA
- a CDS encoding BMC domain-containing protein has product MEYRMIKSPSQGTVDLLFRRKGSAPSVPLENYDAVGLVQGRMIDMVVAADIAEKAAGVFVEDIKGHCPQNLIMIAIFGDTASVEAAIKEIQYKMKLIKVGENP; this is encoded by the coding sequence ATGGAATATCGGATGATTAAATCTCCTTCTCAAGGGACGGTGGATCTCCTTTTCCGGCGCAAAGGTTCGGCGCCAAGTGTTCCACTGGAGAACTATGATGCAGTCGGTTTGGTTCAGGGACGGATGATTGATATGGTCGTGGCTGCTGATATTGCTGAAAAAGCGGCCGGAGTTTTTGTAGAGGATATTAAAGGTCATTGTCCGCAAAACTTGATTATGATCGCTATTTTTGGGGATACGGCCTCAGTGGAAGCTGCTATAAAAGAGATTCAATATAAAATGAAACTAATCAAAGTAGGTGAGAACCCATGA
- the eutJ gene encoding ethanolamine utilization protein EutJ, which produces MQSVNSAFQYCDQLVQVFEKVINHPIVSKSSVYYTGIDLGTAYIVLAVLDENYQPVAGAYRFANVVKDGMVVDYIGAIRIVKELKQELEEKLGTELLYAAAALPPGTMTLDSGVIKHVVQGAGFEITTLLDEPTAANAVLKIQDGAIVDIGGGTTGITILKDGEVIYVADEPTGGTHFSLVIAGAYKMSFDEAERYKQNPQNHRELTPVVGPVIEKVSSILNHHLRDYQVETIYLVGGTCCLKGIEDSIARQTRIPTYKPLNPMFVTPLGIALSCTQDIL; this is translated from the coding sequence ATGCAAAGCGTAAATTCTGCTTTTCAATACTGCGATCAACTGGTTCAGGTGTTTGAAAAAGTTATCAATCATCCTATCGTGAGCAAATCCTCCGTCTACTACACAGGGATTGACCTGGGGACCGCCTATATTGTTCTGGCCGTCCTTGACGAGAATTATCAGCCGGTGGCCGGTGCCTATCGCTTTGCCAATGTAGTCAAAGATGGGATGGTCGTGGACTATATAGGTGCCATTCGCATCGTCAAAGAATTAAAGCAGGAGCTGGAAGAAAAACTGGGCACGGAATTGCTCTATGCCGCAGCAGCCCTGCCGCCGGGAACCATGACCCTGGATTCAGGTGTGATCAAACATGTCGTTCAGGGAGCGGGGTTTGAAATTACCACCCTCTTGGATGAGCCTACGGCAGCCAATGCCGTACTGAAAATCCAAGATGGTGCCATCGTCGATATTGGCGGAGGAACCACTGGGATTACGATACTAAAGGACGGCGAGGTCATTTATGTGGCTGATGAACCGACCGGAGGCACCCACTTTTCGCTGGTTATAGCAGGGGCTTATAAGATGAGTTTTGATGAAGCGGAGCGCTATAAACAGAATCCCCAAAATCATCGGGAGCTGACGCCTGTGGTGGGGCCGGTGATCGAAAAGGTTTCTTCCATCCTTAACCACCATTTGCGGGATTATCAAGTTGAAACAATCTACCTGGTAGGCGGGACCTGCTGTCTGAAAGGAATCGAGGATAGCATCGCCAGGCAGACAAGGATTCCCACCTATAAACCGCTGAACCCCATGTTTGTGACACCCTTGGGTATCGCCTTGAGCTGTACGCAGGACATCCTTTAG
- a CDS encoding BMC domain-containing protein — MYRAIGMIELTSVARGIYATDQMLKTAYVDVVSATPVCPGKYIAIVQGDVAAVESSISTGIAISGEYLVDSFVLPNVHEGIFPAITATTMPDGTGALGIMESFSMASMITAADAALKAADVQALELRLGSGLGGKAYFTFTGDVAAVEAGVEAGKAVAMEKGLLVDIEVIPSPSDRLWMSLY, encoded by the coding sequence ATGTATAGAGCAATAGGTATGATTGAGCTTACCAGTGTGGCCAGAGGAATCTATGCGACGGATCAGATGCTCAAAACAGCTTACGTTGATGTGGTCAGTGCAACCCCCGTCTGCCCAGGCAAATACATTGCCATCGTTCAAGGAGATGTGGCGGCCGTCGAGAGTTCGATCAGCACAGGAATAGCTATTTCCGGGGAATATTTAGTGGACAGCTTTGTGCTGCCCAATGTCCATGAAGGAATTTTCCCGGCCATCACGGCTACCACCATGCCGGACGGGACCGGGGCATTGGGAATTATGGAGTCCTTTTCCATGGCCTCCATGATCACAGCCGCCGATGCGGCACTGAAGGCCGCCGATGTCCAGGCTCTGGAGCTGCGCTTAGGAAGCGGGCTGGGCGGCAAAGCCTACTTTACGTTTACTGGGGATGTAGCCGCTGTCGAAGCGGGTGTCGAAGCAGGGAAGGCTGTCGCCATGGAGAAAGGCCTGCTTGTCGATATCGAAGTTATTCCTTCCCCGTCGGATAGATTGTGGATGTCCCTCTACTAA
- a CDS encoding 4Fe-4S dicluster domain-containing protein has product MDLLNRVKDAGVIGAGGAGFPTHAKLSAKAEYILLNGAECEPLLRVDQQLMEQFPEEIIKGLEAAGRHIEARKAVIGIKGKHQEVIRILREKITALGLEDYMEVMELRDVYPAGDEQVLVYELTKRVVPEASIPLKVGCVVINSETALNVFHALSGKPVTETYITLAGDIPHRLTVKVPVGMAIRDLLRQCGLENGDDYAVIDGGPMMGSLMDGIDGYVTKKSKGFILLKKDHFLIRKKSVNLNQGRVISKTACEQCRMCTDLCPRYLLGHDMQPHKVMRALSYDLKDVKELQIAQLCCECNACELFSCPANLHPKTVNIFYKQKLAEQGIRYQPTQVEFQPRAARNYRLIPSKRLVAKIGLTPFDLPAPMARIEFKPATIEIGLRQHIGAPSLPIVNLGQHVEAGQMIGKIPENSLGAPVHASLAGTVTEIKDNSIVIKVG; this is encoded by the coding sequence TTGGATCTGCTGAATAGGGTTAAGGATGCCGGGGTTATTGGCGCAGGAGGAGCCGGGTTTCCGACTCATGCCAAATTATCTGCCAAGGCAGAATATATCCTGCTGAATGGGGCTGAATGCGAACCGCTGCTGCGGGTGGATCAGCAATTGATGGAACAGTTTCCTGAAGAAATCATTAAAGGACTGGAAGCGGCAGGACGTCATATAGAAGCTCGTAAAGCCGTGATCGGCATCAAAGGGAAGCATCAAGAGGTTATCAGGATACTGCGTGAAAAAATCACGGCTTTAGGGCTGGAAGATTATATGGAAGTCATGGAATTGCGGGATGTCTATCCGGCCGGAGATGAGCAGGTTCTGGTCTATGAGCTGACCAAAAGAGTTGTTCCGGAAGCCTCCATCCCCCTCAAAGTTGGTTGTGTGGTGATCAATTCGGAAACGGCTTTAAATGTTTTCCATGCTTTATCAGGAAAGCCGGTTACAGAAACCTATATCACCCTTGCCGGTGATATTCCCCACCGCTTAACGGTCAAGGTACCAGTGGGCATGGCCATCCGGGATCTGCTCCGACAATGCGGCCTGGAAAATGGGGATGACTATGCGGTGATCGACGGAGGTCCCATGATGGGTTCCCTCATGGACGGGATCGACGGCTATGTCACTAAGAAAAGCAAGGGCTTTATATTGCTTAAAAAGGATCATTTTCTCATCCGCAAAAAATCAGTCAATCTGAACCAAGGACGGGTCATCAGCAAAACAGCCTGTGAACAATGTCGGATGTGTACCGATCTATGCCCCCGCTATCTTTTGGGGCATGATATGCAGCCTCATAAGGTTATGCGGGCTTTAAGCTATGATCTCAAGGATGTGAAGGAACTGCAGATTGCTCAGTTATGCTGTGAATGCAATGCCTGCGAGCTCTTCTCCTGTCCGGCGAATCTCCATCCGAAAACGGTGAATATTTTTTATAAACAAAAACTGGCGGAACAAGGGATTCGCTACCAGCCCACCCAAGTGGAATTCCAACCCCGAGCGGCGAGAAACTATCGTCTGATCCCAAGTAAGCGCCTGGTGGCTAAAATCGGGTTAACCCCTTTTGATCTACCAGCACCTATGGCCCGGATTGAGTTTAAGCCCGCAACGATAGAAATTGGGCTGCGCCAACATATCGGGGCGCCATCCCTTCCCATCGTCAACCTGGGTCAACATGTAGAAGCAGGGCAGATGATCGGCAAAATACCGGAAAACAGTCTCGGAGCCCCGGTCCATGCCAGCCTGGCCGGCACCGTTACTGAGATTAAAGACAATTCTATTGTGATAAAGGTGGGTTAG